The sequence below is a genomic window from Microbacterium abyssi.
GCCGTGATCCTCTTGTGCGCCTTCGGGGTGGTCAAGCAGGCCGAAGCGCTCGCCCACCGCCTCGGAGACCCATACGGCTCGCTGGTGCTGACCCTGTCGATCGTGCTGATCGAGGTGATCCTCATCTCGGCCGTCATGCTCGGGCCCGGCGAGCATGCCACGATCGCCCGCGACTCCGTCATGGCCGTGTCGATGATAATCCTGAACCTCGTGATCGGGCTCGCGCTGCTGCTGGGCGGAACCCGGCATCGCGGCATGGCGCACAACCGCACCGGCACTTCGGCGTATCTCGCGATGCTCGTGGTCCTCGTCTCCCTCGCCTTCGGCCTGCCCGCGCTTGTCGGGCAGGACGGCGCGTACACGTTCGCACAGGCGATCCCCGTGGTCGTCCTCACTGTGCTGCTGTACGGATTCTTCCTGTTCCGTCAGATGGGCGCGCAGGCGGGTGACTTCACCGAGGTGGAGGAGGGCGTGACGCGCCGCGCGTCGACGCCGACGGATGCCGGGGCGCCCAGCATCCGTGACACCCTCCGCGTGCACCGCACCGAGGTGATCGTGCGCCTCACGGTGCTCGTCGTCACCGTCATCCCCATCGTGCTGCTCTCGCACGACATGGCGGCCCTCCTCGACGACGGCCTCGGCCGCCTCGGCGCCCCCGCCGCCCTCGCCGGCGTGCTCATCGCCGCGATCGTGTTCCTGCCCGA
It includes:
- a CDS encoding calcium:proton antiporter — translated: MSSTTRSLKQLVAASDVVRIALGWGAFGALLLAHPLLAAPVPAPLLVVALAIIVAVILLCAFGVVKQAEALAHRLGDPYGSLVLTLSIVLIEVILISAVMLGPGEHATIARDSVMAVSMIILNLVIGLALLLGGTRHRGMAHNRTGTSAYLAMLVVLVSLAFGLPALVGQDGAYTFAQAIPVVVLTVLLYGFFLFRQMGAQAGDFTEVEEGVTRRASTPTDAGAPSIRDTLRVHRTEVIVRLTVLVVTVIPIVLLSHDMAALLDDGLGRLGAPAALAGVLIAAIVFLPESITALRAALGGEIQRVINLCHGALVSTVGLTIPAVLVIGMLTDQTVILAETSADLLLLGVTLLLSATTFAAKRVTAMHGAAHLVLFAVYVLVLFS